In a genomic window of Bradyrhizobium ontarionense:
- a CDS encoding NnrU family protein, with product MGLLVMVVGLVLFLGAHVFTTRRAARAQVIARLGEGTYKLAYTVVALAGLALIVWGFAEYRHGGGWIQVWTPPKALKHINLALMLPAVIMVVAAYIRGRIYTALKHPMLAGVKLWAFGHLLSNGDLGGIILFGSILAWAVFDRISLKRRTDAGGPPIPVGGVGNDVIAVVVGIVVYVALAFAFHPVVLGIPVIGS from the coding sequence GTGGGACTTCTGGTGATGGTGGTGGGGCTGGTGCTGTTTCTCGGCGCCCATGTGTTCACGACCCGGCGCGCGGCGCGTGCGCAGGTCATCGCGCGGCTGGGCGAGGGCACGTATAAGCTCGCCTACACGGTCGTGGCTCTCGCCGGCCTCGCCCTGATCGTCTGGGGCTTTGCCGAGTACCGCCATGGCGGCGGTTGGATCCAGGTGTGGACGCCGCCGAAGGCGCTCAAGCACATCAATCTCGCCTTGATGCTGCCTGCCGTGATCATGGTGGTCGCCGCCTACATCCGCGGCCGCATCTATACGGCGCTGAAGCACCCGATGCTGGCCGGCGTGAAGCTATGGGCGTTCGGGCATCTGCTCAGCAATGGCGATCTCGGCGGCATCATCCTGTTCGGCTCGATCCTGGCCTGGGCCGTGTTCGACCGCATCTCGCTGAAGCGGCGCACTGATGCCGGCGGCCCGCCGATCCCGGTCGGCGGCGTCGGCAACGACGTCATCGCGGTGGTGGTCGGCATCGTCGTCTATGTCGCGCTGGCCTTCGCGTTCCATCCCGTTGTGCTCGGCATTCCCGTCATCGGGAGTTAG
- the panB gene encoding 3-methyl-2-oxobutanoate hydroxymethyltransferase, producing MSVQSTIRRKTAPEIRARKGGEPIVMLTSYHAHTAALVDRHCDVILVGDSLGNVMHGFETTVPVTLEMMILQGCAVMRGSRQALVVVDMPFGSYEATKEQAFHAAVRILKETQCGAVKLEGGARMAETVAFLSERGIPVMGHIGLTPQSINTLGSFRAQGRDEADWAAIENDAAAIAQAGAFSVVIEAVAEPLARKITQQIAIPTIGIGASAACDGQVLVLEDMLGLSPRAPKFVRRYGNLGPAIDEAVERYAADVRARAFPAAEHVYGMKSKT from the coding sequence ATGTCGGTGCAGTCGACCATCCGGCGCAAGACGGCGCCCGAGATCCGCGCCCGCAAGGGCGGCGAGCCGATCGTGATGCTGACGTCCTACCACGCCCATACCGCGGCCCTGGTGGACCGCCATTGCGATGTGATCCTGGTGGGCGACTCCCTTGGGAACGTGATGCACGGCTTCGAGACCACCGTGCCGGTGACCCTGGAGATGATGATCCTGCAGGGCTGCGCCGTCATGCGCGGCTCGCGCCAGGCGCTGGTCGTGGTCGACATGCCGTTCGGCTCCTACGAGGCCACGAAGGAGCAGGCGTTTCATGCGGCGGTGCGGATCCTGAAGGAGACGCAATGCGGCGCGGTCAAGCTCGAGGGCGGCGCGCGGATGGCCGAGACGGTGGCCTTCCTCAGCGAGCGCGGCATTCCGGTGATGGGCCATATCGGCCTGACGCCGCAATCGATCAACACGCTCGGCTCGTTCCGTGCGCAGGGCCGCGACGAGGCGGATTGGGCCGCGATCGAGAACGATGCTGCGGCGATCGCACAGGCCGGCGCGTTCTCGGTGGTGATCGAAGCCGTGGCCGAGCCGTTGGCGCGCAAGATCACGCAGCAGATCGCGATCCCCACCATCGGCATCGGCGCCAGCGCCGCCTGCGATGGCCAGGTACTGGTGCTGGAGGACATGCTCGGCCTGTCGCCGCGCGCGCCGAAATTCGTACGCCGTTACGGCAATCTCGGTCCGGCGATCGACGAGGCGGTCGAACGTTACGCGGCC